Below is a window of Xiphophorus maculatus strain JP 163 A chromosome 19, X_maculatus-5.0-male, whole genome shotgun sequence DNA.
ttgaattttttaaaattacatttttggattatCTGGATTTATTTTCCCCACCAATACACTCAAATTTCTGTAGTTCAGAGTGGTGTCAGCACACCAagggcagccatcttgtttgacaagcttttttccaattaaaaagacacttctttttttttttattaattttaagatttttttctggtaaaattgcatttttctttactATTACAATGCTCTTCTGGACTTCATACTCAATTTCACAACTCCCAGAAGAGATGATTGAGATAAAAGCCCCtttttgaaacaagaaaaaaaaataataaaataaaaatgtcattaaaatcagattcaCAGCTGGTCtgacaaaaaactgattttatttttaaaccaaaatcacCCACCTCTGAAAGAGAGATAAAGTTGTCTCACCGTTTCAGTTTCAAGAGTTTCCTGTATTGAGCTGGAAAGATCAGCCACACTGCATGGTCCTGAGATCTGGAGTTTCCTCTGGGCCAAAGGGGTGCTGCTGACACTGGTGTTATCCTGTGGCAAGAGAAACAACACACAATCACTCCTGCTCAACACTAAACCCCCACAATCTGATCTACAGTGTCGGTCTACACTTTGTTGGTGTCTTATCCTTTCAGTTGCACAGAGCACATTCcagacattacatttatttggatATTAACAGTAATAACACCAACACACTTACCAAAGGCCGAGCTGCAGGGCGAGGAAAGTCACTGGTCTCAACTTTAATCACTGGGAACTTAGAATAGCAAACACTGTGGCTCATGTGTGAGGATTCTGAGATTATCTGCTAAAATTTTGGATGAGATCAACAACTGTGACACATTTATAATAAAGACAGTAGGGCTGGgcaattaattgaattttttaaaattacatttttggattatCTGGATTTATTTTCCCCACCAATACACTCAAGTTTCTGTAGTTCAGAGTGGTGTCAGCACACcaagggcggccatcttgtttgacaagcttttttccaattaaaaagacactttttttttttttattttttatttttttattaattttaagatttttttctggtaaaattgcatttttctttacaattacaATGCTCTTCTGGACTTCATACTCAATTTCACAACTCCCAGAAGAGATGATtgagataaaagccactttttgaaacaagaaaaaaaaaactaaaataaaaatgtcattaaaatcagattcaTAGCTGGTCtgacaaaaaactgattttatttttaaaccaaaatcgCCCACATCTGAAAGAGAGGTAAAGTTGTCTCACCGTTTCAGTTTCAAGAGTTTCCTGTATTGAGCTGGAGAGATCAGCCACACTGCATGGTCCTGAGATCTGGAGTTTCCTCTGGGCCAAAGGGGTGCTGCTGACACTGGTGTTATCCTGTGGCAAGAGAAACAACACACAATCACTCCTGCTCAACACTAAACCCCCACAATCTGATCTACAGTGTCGGTCTACACTTTGTGTTCTTGGCATTctcagaaatgtaaatgtttatcctgtattagttttgtatttttttttggtatgtttttttaattgtaggattaaaaatgaccaaaacaaatcagaataaaattcTGACCTATCATTCTGATTATTTAGTAAAGGGTGtactgttttgttattttaaacaaactttacaACTTCCACTTTTTGGGCAGGTAATTTGCATAGGGTATAAATTGTAGAATCAACAAATTACATAAATGgtccaaaaacatgaagtaggctaaatgaaaatgaaaaaacacaattccttcaatcaaaagagaaaataaaagaatatgaCAAAGTCTTGCCATTTGGAAAGCATTACAAAGCCATTTATGAGGCTTTTGGACTCCAAATGATGGTTTGAAACATTTGTACAGCTTTCCACTGCAAGTTTCATTCAAATCTCTGCTTCACTTGGTTCTAAATCTGCTAGAAATATCTTTGTAAGTGTAAATGGAACCCCACACTGCTTTCCTGAGAAATGAGACTCTCATACCTCTCTGCAGGCCTTCAACACAATCTTCCCATACATTCCTCTCCTGCCTCTCTCTTCAGACActgtgatgatgtcatcactCCAGTCACCTTCCCAGGTCAAACACCTGAGATGAAAGGAGAAGTACTGAGCATTTCCACCCCAAAAACcattaatttcatattttcatccACTGTACTTTATCTGTGAGGACAGAGTCCCTATGTTCTGTGGCTGGACGTCCTCACTGACCACCACCTCCGCAGAGAATGCTGTGTCTTTGCACGACCAGTCTCCGAATCCGAAGATGACCAGCTGTTTGGGGAGAGGCAGCGGAACGTGGACTTGGAAGCGCCTTCTGTTAGATTTGCTGCGGATACGTACACATTGAATTTGAATGCTCGACAGGTAAAACCTCCCAGTGTTAGCTTAAAAAACGAAATACATACCAACTAAACTGTCGAGGAGTGTCACGCAGGGACCAAACAGcataaaaattcagtttctccaTTTTGCCTGGACGCTATTAAAGTTTAAACAGCGGAGGTGAAACTGGGAGCTGCGCCGCTGCGGCGTCTCGACAAGAAACGCACGTGGGACTGAAGATCAATCAATCCAAAGTCAGCCCGCGTGCGGAGATTGTTTATATAATAGTTTTCCAAGGCTGATGGAGACGCAATGGAGACAAATCACCCATAATCACGTCGCATAATCGCATGTAAATCGTAGAGcaaaataagtaagaaaaataaggttaaaaacaacatgtaaGAGAAGCTCGAAAACGAatttaattttggaaaaagaacAATATCTTAACATTTTATAACCTAATAAAGGGAAAATGCAACCaagtcaataaataaaacagataatgcatattatttatatatatatatatatatccactacatttattgaaatgttgacTGCGAGATTTTGCTAAATATGAGTGAAAGTATGAAAATTATGTCAAAATAGTTTAGAAAGACAGAGGCAAGTTAACAGATAGAGAAAAACTCTTGAtgaatattaagaaatattactacaaaaaatatatttttctccaGTGTAGAAGTAGAAGATTTGAACAACCAGTTAATCTCCAGATCACCCTAAAAAATAATATCAGACACAGGTAaccaaagtaaatacaaaatgcagttttaaaataattattttatttattaagaaaaaaacatatttccaaaCAAACACGACACTCTTTCTAAAATGCAATAGCTCCTAAACTGTCAACAATTGTCACCAAGTGGTAATGAGTTTTTCACATCGCTCTAAGCCTGTTTATGGTCATTCTGCACCATCTCAATAAACTTTTTCTAGGCTACACCAAACATTTCAACAGAGGTGGACCAGCTGTTCTTTGGATAATTGTCTTGCTTCAGAACTTAAGAGCATGTCAATGcctgtgttttttaatttcctttaatcAGGGAGATtatttagcctacttcatgttttCCAAGATGCACTATTTAAGTGATCTGATTCAATTAGTCAAGCTGGCTAAAATTGAACTAGAAAATGtggttaatcacagttaatcTATGACAGGGACATATtagtttagatatttttttcatctttaataagtgaaattataatttaaaaactgaattttgtatttactcaagttGTCTATGTTGTTAAAAACctgataatctgaaacattaaatgtgatgagaaaaagcaactgaaaaaaacctgaaaacgcaaatatattttaattttctatcaTGTTCAAGAAGTTGaagatgttgtttttctatGTCACTGCTTTGAACCATGTCAAAACACTGTGAAAAGAGGCTTTCATAATGCAGCACTACTCTAGCTTTCTCCCATCGAgtattaaaatcataattcaTCGAAACATTTTGCAGAGGAGTTTTGCCACACATAGGGAACTAAAACGTTGTTGTTTTGCTGCCTTTTAGAAGCTACGTTACTGTAGGACTGTGGCTGGCCTTCCGGGAgctcttaaaataaaaccaggttACATCAGCACCTCTGTAACAATTACATCAATCCcctaatgctgcaatttaataGAATCACAAGGGAACATACTGAGGTACTTGCTAATCCTGGCTCTGCTGCGAGACTGgtataaaatgcagcaaactaAACGAGCGTATTTACAGGGTAATTGTTTTGGAACCTACACCTACTTTTATATCTCCCCTTCCATCCAATTAATGACACAGACAACTAGACAATCTTCTCTTTATTGTGGAATATAAATTTCAGGAACAAATAGTATACTTTAAAGTGAAGGTATGGGACAGGAAACAGCGTGAAAACAGTTGCTTTACATTGCATACGACATTAGCAGCCAAATCTGTGACTTCTTTGGAAATATGCACATGTGACTTCTTTGGAAATATGACACTTCATCAGCTTATAAAGCTGATAAAGTGTCAGCTTTACAAGAAAAAGGTGGTCCAACACACAAAGAACATCAAAAAATAAGCAGTGATCTTCACTTAAAAAAACCCATGTGGATGAAACACTGCAACTGACCTCTACGTTTAAAACAGCTAATTAAAACACTGGCAAAGCAAAGGTAAATATTGGATCTAGAGCGTTATTTGATGAGGGCTTTTATATGCGCCATAAAAACTGTCACTTCAGTACAACAACCTAAAATTTTCCTTCAACACACCCACTGAACCAGTAGAGAATGCATATTAAGTCCTAAATTTTCACATGATTagattcaacaataaaaaaaaaataagttacaCAACAAAGCTGAATGATTATCACAACAAACAACGATGCaatagagaaaaagaaaaaccaaaatggGGCATACATACAGACGcacatgtgaaaataatttcttcagaGCACTGCTGATTAAGGACGTGGCCTGGAGAAACACACACTGTGCTGGTTCTCCCTGATTGCTGCTACCATAGAAATGTAACAGGTAAAGACAATATGCGGTTTATGACGGGCACTTGACCAAACAGCACACAGGGGATATGGCACATGACAAACACAAGGCTTCTCTGATTATATTCAAACGGGACACTGACACACATGATGCACTGAAGCCCATTTAATCTGACAAGCAAATATAAAATTGATGTGCCtgcatttatttcttaaattataTATCTTTGTTTATTCCATGTctgaaatcaaagaaaatagtTCATTGTTCTTAGGAGTAATATTCAGTAATTTATACATTCGTGAGCAACAGAACTGGCGTCTCAGGCACTGTAATACACCCTGTAGTAGAGAGTTTTGTTCCTCCAAAGGGAGTAGGAGTTGTCAAACTTTAGAAGGTACGTGCCTTCACCTGGGAAGTCGTGGCTCCCGCCCTGGACAGAGAGATGGCTGTCCTGGCGGTACACAGGCAGTATTTCAGCCAGGTTCGAGTTGGTCTGGCTTTTGGAGCCTTTCTCGACGTCGTCATTGCTGAGAGGCCCTGCCACACACACCATGTAAACCAAAATGTCAACATGCTGCCTCACACTTGGGAAACAGCTTGTTGCCAGTATcaacaacttaaaagaaaaaaaaacaaaaaacttttgtttcaaGACTAATAAGAATTTTTCTAATACACTTTCTGATTATCTAGAAAGGAACCGCTATTGCTGAGCACCGACAGAAGGTTTCTACATGTTTTCCTTgctcacaaaaaatataaatcatggcgttttaaatatttctgactggaaaaaaaatcatagtcatagcatgaaaacaaaaacttgttttgGATATAAAATTGGAAACGACACCCTGACAAAATCCGTAACCATCAGCCTCTTATGCTTGTGTtgcactaaaaacaaaatccagaaagTGAACCTTTTTAAATGGTTTGCAAAGTAACGCTACTTAGataaaaatttctaaatttacTGTTTATTATAGATTTTTTGCCAAAGTCTGTActtcaacataaaaacaacaataaacacacaGCGTCACAATAACATTATTCTAACTTGAAAATCTGATGATTCATTCTTTTCACAAGAGTTGGaataatttttcatatttcaaagtTATTAAAGCTGTCggatatttttgtaaaatactgCAATGATGATATCAGTTGCAATCGGTGTTGTGGAGCtcaatattttgtaatttttggacagaaaaaggtttttcacaTGACAAACCTAAGTTGGAGAGTCAGGGTTTGTCAGGGAAAGACTCTTCCCTGACAAAATCTGTAACTATCAGcacatttttatgcataaaTTAGCCAATAGCAACTGCTTTTCACCTTCAAAACAAAGACTGAATGCTTGTGTATATGCACTAACGGAGGTAGCACAGGCATAGTTCAAATGCTGCAAACCACAAAGTCTTTGCACTTAAGCTACACAATAATACTTTCAGCTTTGCTTCAAATCTAAGAGTATCAACAGAGGATTAATAAGCTACCCATCTGAACCACTAAATTAAACAGGGTAttttaatttgggtttttttgttgtttgttttgcaccccggttttattgttaatgtgctGGAGAAGATGCAGCTGCATTCTGTCACTTCTAGTTTTTCTCTCAGTCCATCAAACAGGCAAGCATAGCTGAATAACAGCACAAATGCTGTATTAAAAATATGCAGTGGAACATTTTGCTAGCTAATTTGCCTCAACATCATTAGGGTTTTATGGAACACTAATCCTGTAGTGCTTTAAAAGTATTCGCAATTACCAACATGGcttaaaagttttagtcaaaacttTGGATGCTAATTGCTGACctacatttatttcttcaacTTTATTTAATGATAAATGGGTGAGAATTGGTAGGAAATGTGAACTCAGTTCAGAATGCTTTAGAGAGGAATCATGAACATAAATTAGTTCGTTTTAATGTGGCTGTACTGAGCTTACATTGCTGGTCGTAATAAGTTCTCTAACTCTTCTGTGTCTCATCTATTGTTAGAAAGTTTGAACAATAGATGATTCTCAAACTtgtaatagtaataatagtTATGGCTTTATATATTTAATCCTACGTTATCCCATAGAAACAAATAGATCTAGACTTTTGGGTGCAAGCTCACCTTCTagctcttcctcttcatcttcgTCATCGCTCGACTCGCTGATGTGCACCGTGATAGACCTGCTCGTCACAGGGGTCCAGTCAAAATATATGCCAAAGCCAATGTCAAAACCGTCTGTGGCAAACTCCCAGCACACTTTTTTGGCCTCGGGGACGGTGGGGACGTGGACTGTCATGATGTCTCCTCGGTACACTGTCACAACGCTGTCCTTCTCAGTTCGAAGCTTTGCCTTCAGCTCCTTCACTGCAGCAGATGTCCAAGTTGTTGGAGGCGGCAGAGTTGGCATCTGGGCTGCCTCTGGGTGGAGAAGAAACATCAGTTTCAGGAGAGcaaatttggtgtttttaaagCCTATGGCTCACTACGCATTGCTCGCTTAGAgacatttataattaaaacgAAACAAATTACTCTAGGAAGAAGTATCAGGTATTCAGTATCAATGAGATGTTTAAAATTATAATCAGAAGAACCATAAAAGTTGCTAAAGGAGACAGTATTTTCTTTGGGAAAGCATAAATCCAGTTATTACTTTtctattgttgttgttgtgcttTTCAACTAATTTTGGTTGTCATATAAGGAGAATGCTAAGGAGATGGATGAATTGATCTAGAGTCAATTTCAG
It encodes the following:
- the tmed8 gene encoding protein TMED8 isoform X1; amino-acid sequence: MTAMARLEAASELQSRLSSLSFSSFPGVTSHHCDSEPPGSLQSTNLTESFTQSSNQGNMNETQEDLAKGNEEAPAELALGEGGEENNSAGTCQLSAEIKEAAQMPTLPPPTTWTSAAVKELKAKLRTEKDSVVTVYRGDIMTVHVPTVPEAKKVCWEFATDGFDIGFGIYFDWTPVTSRSITVHISESSDDEDEEEELEGPLSNDDVEKGSKSQTNSNLAEILPVYRQDSHLSVQGGSHDFPGEGTYLLKFDNSYSLWRNKTLYYRVYYSA
- the tmed8 gene encoding protein TMED8 isoform X2, with the translated sequence MARLEAASELQSRLSSLSFSSFPGVTSHHCDSEPPGSLQSTNLTESFTQSSNQGNMNETQEDLAKGNEEAPAELALGEGGEENNSAGTCQLSAEIKEAAQMPTLPPPTTWTSAAVKELKAKLRTEKDSVVTVYRGDIMTVHVPTVPEAKKVCWEFATDGFDIGFGIYFDWTPVTSRSITVHISESSDDEDEEEELEGPLSNDDVEKGSKSQTNSNLAEILPVYRQDSHLSVQGGSHDFPGEGTYLLKFDNSYSLWRNKTLYYRVYYSA